From a region of the Cyclopterus lumpus isolate fCycLum1 chromosome 5, fCycLum1.pri, whole genome shotgun sequence genome:
- the LOC117730662 gene encoding mitochondrial RNA pseudouridine synthase rpusd4-like, translating to MNSCRRLACSDFNSGLTIAFSRVKPPTNSRSRSNAAAAKPATGSDTGEKPRLRAIDLAQKVQQEKSKPQSEEPPLSGQQKRVMELKRFSLQLQHVHPNVLAKHLHRGVLYQDKDVVVINKPYGVPVRDDNGATSISSVLPVLSKMMDGMKIKSDSQLFPCLKLEKETTGAFMLARSEKIVEHILNLNRNNQVQRKYWVITVGVPVPSQGVIDIPIIEREVTGSRPHYKMALSPLFRMNDAGDGMTKVRAHRQAHPAVTKYRVLDSSSGCSLVELQPFTGVKHQMRVHMALALTCPILGDHKYSDWNKLAPQKLPERVLEKLGLEQRKIRYLPLHVLARQMMLLGTNRADISVSCPLPKYFIQTLNRLHLTFPDEKDYK from the exons ATGAACAGCTGTAGAAGACTAGCTTGTAGTGACTTTAACTCCGGCCTGACCATCGCCTTCTCGCGGGTCAAACCGCCGACCAACTCCCGGAGCCGAAGCAATGCCGCCGCCGCTAAACCGGCTACAGGCTCCGACACGGGAGAGAAGCCCCGGCTGAGGGCGATCGACCTGGCGCAGAAGGTCCAGCAGGAGAAGTCGAAGCCACAGTCGGAGGAGCCTCCGCTGTCGGGCCAGCAGAAGAGGGTGATGGAGCTGAAACGGTTCAGTCTGCAGCTACAACATGTTCACCCGAACGTTCTGGCCAAACACCTCCACAGAGGCGTGCTGTACCAGGACAAAGATGTAGTTGTGATCAACAAACCGTATGGTGTTCCTGTCAGAG ATGATAATGGGGCCACATCCATCTCCTCGGTGCTTCCTGTTCTCTCCAAAATGATGGATGGGATGAAGATCAAGTCTGATTCTCAGCTGTTCCCTTGTCTTAAGCTGGAGAAGGAAACAACTGGAGCTTTCATGCTGGCCAGGAGTGAAAAAATAGTGGAGCACATACTCAACCTTAACAGAAATAACCAAGTGCAAAGGAAGTACTG GGTCATCACAGTCGGTGTACCTGTTCCATCACAAGGAGTGATTGACATTCCCATCATAGAGAGAGAGGTCACGGGTTCTCGTCCACACTACAag ATGGCTCTCAGTCCTCTTTTCAGAATGAATGATGCGGGCGACGGTATGACCAAAGTCCGTGCCCATCGGCAAGCACATCCTGCAGTGACCAAGTACAGAGTGTTGGACAGCAGCAGTGGCTGCAGCCTCGTGGAGCTCCAGCCTTTTACTG GAGTGAAGCACCAAATGAGAGTTCACATGGCACTTGCTCTGACATGCCCCATTCTTGGTGACCACAAATATTCTGACTGGAACAAACTGGCACCCCAG AAATTACCAGAACGTGTGCTGGAAAAGCTTGGACTGGAACAGCGCAAGATCCGGTACCTTCCTCTTCATGTGCTTGCTCGACAGATGATGCTGTTAGGAACCAATCGAGCCGACATAAGTGTGTCCTGTCCCCTCCCAAAGTACTTCATACAAACATTGAATCGGCTGCATTTAACTTTTCCTGATGAAAAGGACTATAAATAA
- the LOC117730653 gene encoding glutamine-rich protein 1-like isoform X1 — translation MNDQDSGVVSFDEYVRQKARTVPQHRMKEFLESLAKGPEVLQEFSQQGGAATTTAMVYQQQGTNCVYTDSTEVAGSLLELAGPVTSAEISPHLSVHQESEQQLQVQVQIQEQQGQTVGQVLQVASPSQQDLQGISTAHFVQQGELTEEQQQQIQAQLVAAVAGGHQIQLSSGQQIQLQGTQHIQLPGGQQIQLEAGQHIQLQGGQQIQLHDGQQIQLQGGQQLQLPGGQHIQLQGGQQIQLQGGQQIQLPGGQQIQLPGGQQIQLPGGQQIQLPGGQQIQLPGGQQIQLPGGQQIQLQSGQQIQLPGGQQIQLQSGQQIQLQGQQIQLPGGQQIQLQGGQQIQLPGGQQIQLQGGQHIQLPGGQHIQLQDGQQIQIQTIEAMSHSQQQDSPREAERRSATLSTVLQPAKKRKVDVPLAVSYAVPQGQQVATVLAIPQGQQQSYVSLRPDLLTVDSAQLYSTTGTITGPTGETWTIPVYSTPQQQGVTHIAIPQDTYSTMQVTTTNGKDKMSPNSSSRSTDVQSASAGTQEEIVQTLFPAQFMNGNIHIPVAVQTVGGTYNATQSVHIWDPNQQQNQVEEGQEQQLHLQGHMEAEGQAEPPTEIMVPICLKPEEGLEVWRLWVKRKNTELNKQEKTKLAPIGRRQPLRFQEDLVSSAVAELNLGLSLMTQEARGSDEEQFTSDVLYYVFLCIQKYLFENGRVDDIFSDPYYTRFCGCLHKILDGWKPSVHPLGYVIPSHVTEEMLWECKQLGAHSPATLLTTLMYFNTKHFHLTTPEQHMKVAFSKVLRHTKKNPANAKDKATSIRLLKGQGLNGTGQKGGQNRTDDMYEEQAEDPENPLRCPIKLYDFYLFKCPQSVKGRNDAYYMTPEPVVAPNSPMWYSSQPLTTQQVEHVLARIIVVREIQEIISVGPDVMS, via the exons ATGAATGATCAGGACAGTGGGGTTGTCTCCTTTGATGAGTATGTACGGCAGAAAGCCCGCACTGTTCCTCAGCACAGGATGAAGGAGTTCCTGGAGTCTCTCGCCAAGGGCCcagaggtgctgcaggagttcAGCCAGCAGGGAGGGGCAGCCACCACCACAGCCATGGTGTACCAGCAGCAGGGTACCAACTGTGTGTACACAGACAGCACAGAAGTGGCTGGCTCTCTCTTGGAGCTGGCGGGTCCG GTGACCTCGGCAGAGATTTCACCGCATCTGTCCGTGCATCAAGAGTCTGAACAGCAGCTTCAAGTGCAG GTTCAGATTCAGGAACAACAAGGCCAAACAGTTGGCCAGGTGCTTCAGGTGGCCTCCCCCTCTCAGCAGGACCTGCAGGGAATCTCAACAGCCCACTTTGTCCAGCAGGGGGAGCtcacagaggagcagcagcagcag ATTCAGGCGCAGCTGGTTGCAGCTGTAGCTGGAGGACATCAAATCCAGTTGTCAAGTGGACAACAAATCCAGTTACAAGGAACACAGCATATTCAGCTGCCAGGCGGCCAGCAAATTCAACTTGAGGCCGGCCAACATATTCAACTACAGGGAGGCCAACAGATTCAACTACATGATGGCCAGCAGATTCAGCTACAGGGTGGCCAGCAACTTCAGCTACCGGGTGGCCAACACATTCAGCTACAGGGTGGCCAACAGATTCAGCTACAGGGTGGCCAACAGATTCAGCTACCGGGTGGCCAACAGATTCAGCTACCGGGTGGCCAACAGATTCAGCTACCGGGTGGCCAACAGATTCAGCTACCGGGTGGCCAACAGATTCAGCTACCGGGTGGCCAACAGATTCAGCTACCGGGTGGCCAACAGATTCAGCTACAGAGTGGCCAACAGATTCAGCTACCGGGTGGCCAACAGATTCAGCTACAGAGTGGACAGCAGATTCAGTTACAGGGCCAGCAGATTCAACTTCCAGGTGGCCAACAAATTCAGCTACAGGGTGGCCAGCAAATTCAACTTCCAGGTGGCCAACAAATTCAGCTACAGGGTGGCCAACATATTCAGCTTCCAGGAGGCCAACATATTCAACTACAAGATGGTCAGCAGATCCAGATTCAGACCATAGAGGCCATGTCTCATTCGCAGCAACAGGACTCTCCCAGAGAGGCGGAGAGGAGATCTGCCACTCTCTCAACTGTTCTCCAACCTGCTAAGAAGCGTAAGGTGGATGTCCCTCTTGCTGTGTCATACGCTGTTCCACAGGGCCAGCAGGTGGCCACAGTTCTAGCCATCCCTCAAGGGCAACAGCAAAGCTATGTGTCCCTACGACCAGATTTGCTCACTGTTGACAGTGCACAACTGTACAGCACAACAGGAACCATCACAGGTCCCACAGGTGAGACTTGGACCATCCCTGTGTACTCCACTCCACAGCAGCAAGGGGTAACTCACATTGCCATACCACAGGACACATACAGCACAATGCAAGTTACCACCACCAACGGTAAGGACAAAATGTCCCCCAATTCCTCATCAAGGTCCACAGATGTGCAGTCAGCCTCCGCTGGGACACAGGAAGAGATCGTACAGACCCTGTTCCCGGCTCAGTTCATGAACGGGAACATTCACATCCCTGTGGCAGTGCAGACCGTAGGAGGAACTTACAACGCTACACAGTCGGTACACATATGGGACCCAAATCAACAGCAGAACCAAGTAGAAGAGGGACAAGAGCAGCAGCTCCATCTGCAG GGCCATATGGAGGCAGAGGGTCAGGCTGAACCGCCTACAGAGATTATGGTTCCTATCTGCCTAAAGCCAGAGGAAGGCCTGGAGGTGTGGCGCCTTTGGGTCAAGCGAAAAAACACTGAGCTAAACAAGCAGGAAAAGACTAAGCTTGCACCCATCGGAC GTCGTCAGCCACTGCGTTTTCAAGAAGACTTGGTGTCCAGCGCAGTAGCGGAGCTAAACTTGGGTCTCTCCCTGATGACGCAGGAGGCACGAGGATCAGACGAAGAGCAATTCACATCCGATGTTCTAtactatgtttttttgtgtatacAAAAG taTCTCTTTGAAAATGGCCGTGTGGATGATATTTTCTCTGATCCGTATTACACACGTTTTTGTGGGTGTTTACACAAAATCCTAGATGGTTGGAAACCCAGTGTCCATCCTTTAG GTTATGTCATCCCAAGTCACGTGACAGAGGAGATGCTGTGGGAGTGCAAACAGCTTGGTGCACATTCACCAGCCACATTGCTCACAACTCTAATGTATTTCAACACTAA GCATTTCCACCTGACAACACCTGAACAGCACATGAAGGTAGCTTTCTCGAAGGTCCTAAGGCACACAAAGAAGAATCCCGCTAATGCCAAGGACAAAGCAACCAGCATCCGCCTTCTCAAAGGACAAGGTCTAAACGGCACAGGACAGAAAGGTGGTCAAAACA GAACTGATGACATGTATGAAGAGCAGGCCGAGGACCCTGAGAATCCCCTTCGCTGCCCCATTAAACTTTATGACTTTTATCTCTTCAAATG TCCTCAAAGCGTAAAGGGGCGTAATGACGCATACTACATGACTCCAGAGCCGGTCGTTGCGCCGAACAGCCCAATGTGGTACTCATCTCAGCCCCTCACGACTCAGCAAGTGGAGCACGTGCTGGCACGCATCATTGTGGTCCGAGAGATCCAGGAGATCATCAGCGTTGGTCCGGATGTCATGAGCTAA
- the LOC117730653 gene encoding glutamine-rich protein 1-like isoform X2 produces MNDQDSGVVSFDEYVRQKARTVPQHRMKEFLESLAKGPEVLQEFSQQGGAATTTAMVYQQQGTNCVYTDSTEVAGSLLELAGPVTSAEISPHLSVHQESEQQLQVQVQIQEQQGQTVGQVLQVASPSQQDLQGISTAHFVQQGELTEEQQQQIQAQLVAAVAGGHQIQLSSGQQIQLQGTQHIQLPGGQQIQLEAGQHIQLQGGQQIQLHDGQQIQLQGGQQLQLPGGQHIQLQGGQQIQLQGGQQIQLPGGQQIQLPGGQQIQLPGGQQIQLPGGQQIQLPGGQQIQLPGGQQIQLQSGQQIQLPGGQQIQLQSGQQIQLQGQQIQLPGGQQIQLQGGQQIQLPGGQQIQLQGGQHIQLPGGQHIQLQDGQQIQIQTIEAMSHSQQQDSPREAERRSATLSTVLQPAKKRKVDVPLAVSYAVPQGQQVATVLAIPQGQQQSYVSLRPDLLTVDSAQLYSTTGTITGPTGETWTIPVYSTPQQQGVTHIAIPQDTYSTMQVTTTNGKDKMSPNSSSRSTDVQSASAGTQEEIVQTLFPAQFMNGNIHIPVAVQTVGGTYNATQSVHIWDPNQQQNQVEEGQEQQLHLQGHMEAEGQAEPPTEIMVPICLKPEEGLEVWRLWVKRKNTELNKQEKTKLAPIGRRQPLRFQEDLVSSAVAELNLGLSLMTQEARGSDEEQFTSDVLYYVFLCIQKYLFENGRVDDIFSDPYYTRFCGCLHKILDGWKPSVHPLGYVIPSHVTEEMLWECKQLGAHSPATLLTTLMYFNTKHFHLTTPEQHMKVAFSKVLRHTKKNPANAKDKATSIRLLKGQGLNGTGQKGTDDMYEEQAEDPENPLRCPIKLYDFYLFKCPQSVKGRNDAYYMTPEPVVAPNSPMWYSSQPLTTQQVEHVLARIIVVREIQEIISVGPDVMS; encoded by the exons ATGAATGATCAGGACAGTGGGGTTGTCTCCTTTGATGAGTATGTACGGCAGAAAGCCCGCACTGTTCCTCAGCACAGGATGAAGGAGTTCCTGGAGTCTCTCGCCAAGGGCCcagaggtgctgcaggagttcAGCCAGCAGGGAGGGGCAGCCACCACCACAGCCATGGTGTACCAGCAGCAGGGTACCAACTGTGTGTACACAGACAGCACAGAAGTGGCTGGCTCTCTCTTGGAGCTGGCGGGTCCG GTGACCTCGGCAGAGATTTCACCGCATCTGTCCGTGCATCAAGAGTCTGAACAGCAGCTTCAAGTGCAG GTTCAGATTCAGGAACAACAAGGCCAAACAGTTGGCCAGGTGCTTCAGGTGGCCTCCCCCTCTCAGCAGGACCTGCAGGGAATCTCAACAGCCCACTTTGTCCAGCAGGGGGAGCtcacagaggagcagcagcagcag ATTCAGGCGCAGCTGGTTGCAGCTGTAGCTGGAGGACATCAAATCCAGTTGTCAAGTGGACAACAAATCCAGTTACAAGGAACACAGCATATTCAGCTGCCAGGCGGCCAGCAAATTCAACTTGAGGCCGGCCAACATATTCAACTACAGGGAGGCCAACAGATTCAACTACATGATGGCCAGCAGATTCAGCTACAGGGTGGCCAGCAACTTCAGCTACCGGGTGGCCAACACATTCAGCTACAGGGTGGCCAACAGATTCAGCTACAGGGTGGCCAACAGATTCAGCTACCGGGTGGCCAACAGATTCAGCTACCGGGTGGCCAACAGATTCAGCTACCGGGTGGCCAACAGATTCAGCTACCGGGTGGCCAACAGATTCAGCTACCGGGTGGCCAACAGATTCAGCTACCGGGTGGCCAACAGATTCAGCTACAGAGTGGCCAACAGATTCAGCTACCGGGTGGCCAACAGATTCAGCTACAGAGTGGACAGCAGATTCAGTTACAGGGCCAGCAGATTCAACTTCCAGGTGGCCAACAAATTCAGCTACAGGGTGGCCAGCAAATTCAACTTCCAGGTGGCCAACAAATTCAGCTACAGGGTGGCCAACATATTCAGCTTCCAGGAGGCCAACATATTCAACTACAAGATGGTCAGCAGATCCAGATTCAGACCATAGAGGCCATGTCTCATTCGCAGCAACAGGACTCTCCCAGAGAGGCGGAGAGGAGATCTGCCACTCTCTCAACTGTTCTCCAACCTGCTAAGAAGCGTAAGGTGGATGTCCCTCTTGCTGTGTCATACGCTGTTCCACAGGGCCAGCAGGTGGCCACAGTTCTAGCCATCCCTCAAGGGCAACAGCAAAGCTATGTGTCCCTACGACCAGATTTGCTCACTGTTGACAGTGCACAACTGTACAGCACAACAGGAACCATCACAGGTCCCACAGGTGAGACTTGGACCATCCCTGTGTACTCCACTCCACAGCAGCAAGGGGTAACTCACATTGCCATACCACAGGACACATACAGCACAATGCAAGTTACCACCACCAACGGTAAGGACAAAATGTCCCCCAATTCCTCATCAAGGTCCACAGATGTGCAGTCAGCCTCCGCTGGGACACAGGAAGAGATCGTACAGACCCTGTTCCCGGCTCAGTTCATGAACGGGAACATTCACATCCCTGTGGCAGTGCAGACCGTAGGAGGAACTTACAACGCTACACAGTCGGTACACATATGGGACCCAAATCAACAGCAGAACCAAGTAGAAGAGGGACAAGAGCAGCAGCTCCATCTGCAG GGCCATATGGAGGCAGAGGGTCAGGCTGAACCGCCTACAGAGATTATGGTTCCTATCTGCCTAAAGCCAGAGGAAGGCCTGGAGGTGTGGCGCCTTTGGGTCAAGCGAAAAAACACTGAGCTAAACAAGCAGGAAAAGACTAAGCTTGCACCCATCGGAC GTCGTCAGCCACTGCGTTTTCAAGAAGACTTGGTGTCCAGCGCAGTAGCGGAGCTAAACTTGGGTCTCTCCCTGATGACGCAGGAGGCACGAGGATCAGACGAAGAGCAATTCACATCCGATGTTCTAtactatgtttttttgtgtatacAAAAG taTCTCTTTGAAAATGGCCGTGTGGATGATATTTTCTCTGATCCGTATTACACACGTTTTTGTGGGTGTTTACACAAAATCCTAGATGGTTGGAAACCCAGTGTCCATCCTTTAG GTTATGTCATCCCAAGTCACGTGACAGAGGAGATGCTGTGGGAGTGCAAACAGCTTGGTGCACATTCACCAGCCACATTGCTCACAACTCTAATGTATTTCAACACTAA GCATTTCCACCTGACAACACCTGAACAGCACATGAAGGTAGCTTTCTCGAAGGTCCTAAGGCACACAAAGAAGAATCCCGCTAATGCCAAGGACAAAGCAACCAGCATCCGCCTTCTCAAAGGACAAGGTCTAAACGGCACAGGACAGAAAG GAACTGATGACATGTATGAAGAGCAGGCCGAGGACCCTGAGAATCCCCTTCGCTGCCCCATTAAACTTTATGACTTTTATCTCTTCAAATG TCCTCAAAGCGTAAAGGGGCGTAATGACGCATACTACATGACTCCAGAGCCGGTCGTTGCGCCGAACAGCCCAATGTGGTACTCATCTCAGCCCCTCACGACTCAGCAAGTGGAGCACGTGCTGGCACGCATCATTGTGGTCCGAGAGATCCAGGAGATCATCAGCGTTGGTCCGGATGTCATGAGCTAA
- the LOC117730688 gene encoding LOW QUALITY PROTEIN: transmembrane and coiled-coil domains protein 1-like (The sequence of the model RefSeq protein was modified relative to this genomic sequence to represent the inferred CDS: inserted 2 bases in 2 codons; deleted 3 bases in 2 codons; substituted 1 base at 1 genomic stop codon), giving the protein MDQGSNEQSPEEPDTGGRAELEVGRRASESEHGLSKITHNALENMGALGHGLKQFFQPQRRRSSVSPHDSVSSCTGAPPSEPTDVGSEVGYAPASLALPLDSDNPAASAPPAALSRVLQQIRGAPPMKRGTSLQSRRSKVGGTGEPPQKGSPQIHRRSTHEALLQAGRPRSSSTTDTPSSPALADVLLTSGYHSTEEPDKLDRYDGSGPAVSPNALPYGADGYDVVDSTPDPQRTKQAIAQLQQKILKLTEQIKIEXTARDDNVAEYLKLANNADKQQSARIKQVFEKKNQKSAQTIQQLQRKLEHYHRKLREVEHNGIPRQPKDVFRDMHQGLKDVGAKVTGGLSSFSQATHSAAGAVVSKPREIASLIRNKXGSADNIASLKDSLDETQGDEGVGPGTARALGTGQLQSSPKYGSDDDCSSATSGSAGVNSTTGAPGGPPSSKGTPWDHGQASGFDAILHEIQELRENQGRLEESFENLKSHYQRDYTMIMEALQEERYRLXTLEEQLNDLTELHQNEILNLKQELASMEEKIAYQSYERARDIQEALEACQTRISRWSCSSQQQQVVQLEGLENATARTLLGKLINVLLAVMAVLLVFVSTVANCVVPLMKTRSRTFSTLLLVILLAFLWRHWDAISEYLHHFLLHPR; this is encoded by the exons ATGGATCAGGGTAGTAATGAGCAGAGTCCAGAGGAGCCGGACACGGGAGGCCGAGCGGAGCTGGAGGTCGGCAGGAGGGCGTCGGAGTCAGAGCATGGCTTGTCCAAAATCACCCATAACGCCCTGGAGAACATGGGAGCGTTGGGCCATGGCCTGAAGCAGTTCTTCCAGCCACAGCGCCGACGCTCCTCCGTTTCCCCACATGACTCTGTCTCGTCCTGCACAGGCGCCCCTCCCTCCGAACCCACTGATGTAGGGTCCGAAGTAGGGTAcgctcctgcctccttggccctccCTTTGGATTCTGACAACCCTGCCGCTTCCGCCCCTCCCGCAGCTCTGAGCCGTGTTCTGCAGCAGATCCGAGGTGCTCCACCAATGAAGCGAGGCACCAGCCTGCAGAGCCGCCGCAGCAAGGTGGGGGGCACCGGGGAGCCTCCCCAGAAAGGTAGCCCACAGATCCACCGGCGCAGCACCCATGAAGCCCTGCTGCAGGCTGGACGCCCACGTTCCTCCTCGACCACAGATACACCCAGCAGCCCAGCTCTAGCTGACGTTCTGCTAACCTCTGGTTACCACTCAACTGAGGAGCCTGACAAG CTGGATCGCTATGATGGATCAGGCCCTGCTGTGTCACCCAATGCTCTCCCCTACGGTGCAGATGGGTATGATGTGGTTGACAGTACCCCAGACCCCCAGCGAACAAAGCAGGCCATTGCTCAACTACAACAGAAGATCCTCAAACTCACAGAACAAATTAAAATTG CAACTGCACGTGATGACAACGTGGCTGAATACCTGAAACTAGCCAATAATGCAGACAAACAGCAGAGTGCTCGCATCAAACAGGTGTTTGAGAAGAAGAACCAAAAGTCAGCTCAGACTATAcagcagctgcagaggaaactCGAGCACTACCACCGGAAGCTTCGAGAGGTGGAACACAACGGCATTCCTCGCCAGCCCAAAGATGTTTTCCGAGACATGCACCAGGGGCTGAAAGATGTTGGAGCCAAG GTGACGGGGGGCCTCTCCAGTTTCTCTCAAGCCACTCATTCTGCCGCTGGAGCTGTGGTGTCTAAGCCGAGAGAAATCGCCTCCCTCATCCGCAACA TTGGCAGTGCTGATAACATTGCATCTTTGAAAGATTCCTTGGATGAAACCCAGGGAGATGAGGGTGTTGGCCCTGGAACGGCGAGGGCCCTTGGGACCGGACAGTTGCAGTCCAGCCCAAAGTATGGCAGTGATGATGACTGTTCTAGCGCTACTTCCGGCTCTGCAGGTGTCAACAGCACAACTGGAGCTCCCGGAGGCCCCCCTAGCTCCAAGGGC ACACCCTGGGATCATGGCCAGGCCTCAGGCTTTGATGCTATACTCCATGAGATCCAAGAGCTCCGGGAAAACCAAGGTCGACTGGAAGAGTCCTTTGAAAACCTAAAGTCTCACTATCAGCGGGACTACACGATGATCATGGAGGCCTTGCAAGAGGAACGATACAGGT TGTGAACGTTGGAAGAACAACTCAATGACTTGACAGAACTGCACCAAAATGAAATTCTGAACTTGAAACAGGAACTTGCCAGCATGGAGGAGAAGATTGCTTACCAGTCTTACGAAAGAGCGAGGGACATTCAG GAGGCGCTGGAGGCATGTCAGACGCGTATCTCAAGATGGAGCTGCAGCAGCCAGCAACAGCAGGTGGTGCAGCTAGAGGGTTTGGAGAACGCCACAGCACGGACTCTACTAGGAAAACTAATCAATGTGCTGCTGGCTGTTATGGCTGTC CTTTTGGTGTTTGTGTCCACAGTGGCTAACTGTGTTGTCCCCTTAATGAAAACACGCAGCCGCACGTTTTCTACGCTGCTCCTTGTAATCCTCCTCGCCTTCCTCTGGAGGCACTGGGATGCCATCTCAGAGTATCTGCATCACTTTCTTCTGCACCCCAGATGA
- the LOC117730668 gene encoding protein B4: MPPKKPAADSAEPPMPSSSDAPVEEKKPDAAALRKLATHPTTAIMVKEALEELDSRKGLSSQAIQSYIKQKYPSVDLVRLKHLVRRALKKGIETGTLVRPVNSKVTTGAMGKFRLAPKVKEAKPTTENVDPNVEKVPKAAKDGAKKPKKAGVAKKEDSANEEDESKEEHNPPKRSKKVKEAATSAPTTSKVAPAKKPKARKAAEKDDGEGAKTTVAKATKESAKATKESAKATKESAKATKESAKATKESAKATKESTKEAAKATKEAAKATKESTKEAKAGKAPQSKAAKASSEAPAAKATGKRGRKTAE; encoded by the exons ATGCCTCCTAAAAAGCCCGCAGCAGACTCCGCTGAGCCGCCCATGCCGTCCTCCAGCGATGCCCCGGTGGAAGAGAAAAAACCAG ATGCTGCGGCGCTGCGCAAACTAGCAACTCATCCCACCACAGCAATAATGGTGAAAGAAGCACTGGAAGAGTTGGACTCGCGCAAAGGGCTCTCCTCCCAAGCCATTCAGAGTTATATCAAACAAAAATACCCCTCTGTGGATTTGGTGCGGTTGAAGCACTTGGTCCGTAGGGCCCTGAAGAAAGGAATCGAGACCGGCACGCTGGTGCGGCCTGTCAACTCCAAAGTCACCACTGGCGCAATGGGAAAATTTAGG CTTGCACCAAAAGTGAAGGAGGCAAAGCCCACAACTGAGAATGTGGATCCCAATGTGGAAAAAGTACCCAAAGCGGCCAAGGATGGAGCCAAGAAGCCCAAGAAAGCGG GTGTCGCAAAAAAGGAAGATTCTGCCAATGAAGAGGACGAGTCAAAGGAG gAACACAACCCTCCCAAAAGGTCTAAGAAAGTAAAGGAAGCTGCAACCTCAGCACCGACTACCTCAAAGGTTGCTCCAGCAAAGAAGCCAAAAGCAAGAAAAGCTGCAGAGAAAGATGATGGTGAGGGAGCCAAAACTACAGTAGCAAAGGCTACCAAGGAGTCAGCAAAGGCTACCAAGGAGTCAGCAAAGGCTACCAAGGAGTCAGCAAAGGCTACCAAGGAGTCAGCAAAGGCTACCAAGGAGTCAGCAAAGGCTACCAAGGAGTCTACCAAGGAGGCAGCAAAGGCTACCAAGGAGGCAGCAAAGGCTACCAAGGAGTCTACCAAGGAGGCAAAGGCAGGAAAGGCACCTCAGAGCAAAGCTGCTAAAGCAAGCAGTGAGGCCCCTGCTGCTAAAGCAACTGGGAAACGAGGGAGGAAGACTGCTGAATAA